The Spirochaeta lutea genome window below encodes:
- a CDS encoding tetratricopeptide repeat protein — translation MPVIENSSKSTLRDKFNGFLARNRRIIIWLSVVFILAVAATIIITEISNNTALEQAAALEKLEDEYAAFMSEDDDAGEAGQEALMAEIDDVKKSFPNTIADQRATMILGELEQKNGNYEAAFEYFTQASTIQEKTYLSVPILIQAYKTAELSGNIDIAVETLESLLDKHGNESVEAPRVLFNLGRLSELKNDPSEANTYYERLLLEYPSSSWTNLAQDRILYLTATGVIID, via the coding sequence GGCAAGAAACCGCCGCATAATCATTTGGTTAAGTGTTGTTTTTATCTTAGCAGTAGCTGCCACGATCATCATCACTGAAATTAGTAACAATACCGCCCTGGAACAGGCCGCGGCTCTTGAAAAGTTAGAAGATGAATATGCTGCATTCATGTCTGAAGATGATGATGCAGGCGAAGCGGGCCAGGAAGCCTTAATGGCCGAGATTGACGATGTAAAGAAGAGCTTTCCAAATACTATTGCAGATCAAAGAGCAACCATGATACTCGGTGAGCTCGAACAGAAAAATGGTAATTATGAAGCTGCTTTCGAATATTTCACTCAGGCTTCCACTATTCAAGAAAAAACGTATCTATCGGTACCTATTTTGATCCAGGCGTACAAAACGGCTGAATTATCCGGTAATATCGATATCGCTGTAGAAACACTAGAGTCTCTGTTGGATAAACATGGAAATGAATCTGTTGAGGCCCCGCGAGTCCTGTTTAATCTCGGTCGATTATCTGAACTAAAAAATGACCCGTCTGAAGCAAACACTTATTATGAGCGACTTCTCTTGGAATATCCCTCAAGCAGTTGGACAAACCTAGCCCAGGACCGTATACTTTATTTAACAGCGACAGGGGTCATTATAGACTGA